The Humulus lupulus chromosome 3, drHumLupu1.1, whole genome shotgun sequence genome window below encodes:
- the LOC133821627 gene encoding potassium transporter 4-like, with the protein MEPESGISTAHRSTSTTIGQQISWPRMSRNLLLAYQSFGVVYGDLGTSPLYVYSSTFSGKLQKHISQDAIFGAFSLIFWTFTLIPLLKYVFVLLSADDNGEGGTFALYSLLCRHAKFSLLPNQQAADEELTSYKYGPSSQHASSSPMKRFLEKHKRLRTALLVVVLFGACMVIGDGVLTPAISILSSVSGLEVTENKLTSGELLLIACCILVGLFALQHCRTHRVAFLFAPIVLIWLFSIFSIGLYNTIHWNPKVVYAFSPHYIVKFFKEIGKDGWISLGGILLSITGTEAMFADLGHFTTLSIRLAFAFVVYPCLVVQYMGQVAYLSKNPDKIHYSFYNSIPESVFWSVFVVATLVAIVGSQAVITATFSIIKQCHALGCFPRVKVVHTSKHIYGQIYIPEINWILMILTLAITIGFQDTNLIGNAYGMMLVESILFSYNYYCFQVCQVKKKVCFIKI; encoded by the exons ATGGAGCCAGAATCTGGGATTTCCACTGCTCACCGCTCGACTTCTACTACTATAGGCCAG CAAATTTCATGGCCGAGGATGTCGAGGAATTTGTTACTAGCTTATCAGAGCTTTGGTGTAGTTTACGGGGACTTGGGTACTTCACCTCTTTATGTTTACTCAAGCACTTTTTCTGGGAAGTTACAGAAGCATATTAGCCAAGATGCAATCTTTGGTgctttttcattgatcttttggACTTTTACTCTTATCCCTTTGCTTAAGTATGTCTTTGTCTTACTCAGTGCTGATGATAATGGTGAAG GTGGGACCTTTGCTCTTTACTCACTGCTTTGCCGCCATGCTAAGTTTAGTTTGCTTCCCAACCAGCAAGCAGCTGATGAAGAGCTCACTTCTTATAAATATGGTCCATCTTCTCAGCATGCTAGTTCCTCTCCCATGAAGAGATTTTTGGAGAAGCATAAAAGGTTAAGGACTGCCCTTTTAGTTGTTGTGCTGTTTGGAGCTTGCATGGTCATTGGTGATGGTGTCCTTACTCCTGCTATCTCAA ttCTATCTTCGGTTTCGGGGCTTGAAGTTACAGAAAATAAATTAACTAGTG GTGAACTTCTCTTGATTGCTTGTTGCATCTTGGTCGGTCTGTTTGCTCTGCAGCACTGTCGCACACATAGAGTTGCCTTTTTATTTGCACCTATTGTATTGATCTGGTTATTTTCCATTTTTTCTATTGGTCTCTACAACACAATACATTGGAACCCAAAAGTTGTTTATGCTTTTTCACCCCATTATATTGTCAAGTTCTTTAAGGAGATTGGTAAAGATGGTTGGATTTCTCTTGGTGGGATTCTTCTTTCTATAACTG GAACCGAAGCTATGTTTGCAGACCTTGGTCATTTTACTACTTTGTCAATAAGG CTTGCGTTTGCTTTTGTTGTATACCCATGTTTGGTTGTACAATACATGGGTCAAGTTGCATACTTGTCCAAAAACCCCGATAAGATTCATTACAGCTTTTATAATTCAATCCCTG AATCTGTATTTTGGTCGGTGTTTGTTGTTGCCACGCTAGTAGCTATTGTTGGCAGCCAGGCTGTTATAACTGCTACGTTCTCCATCATCAAGCAATGTCATGCCCTTGGTTGCTTTCCAAGAGTCAAAGTTGTCCACACCTCAAAACACATATATGGGCAGATCTACATTCCAGAAATAAACTGGATACTCATGATCCTTACTCTTGCCATAACCATCGGATTTCAGGATACAAATTTAATTGGAAATGCTTATGGTATGATGCTTGTCGAATCTATACTGTTTtcttataattattattgtttccAAGTTTGCCAAGTAAAAAAAAAGGTttgctttataaaaatataa